A window of the Calditrichia bacterium genome harbors these coding sequences:
- a CDS encoding Ig-like domain-containing protein, which produces MRISKIIITLAAIFSLQATAQVTGLSGWDIYLDPGHSRTENMGIYNYSEAEKNLRVSLHTLELLLTTTDIDTVWSSRYNDNVQVSLSQRTDEANSLGAAWYHSIHSNAGSATANNTLLLWGQYQNGLEKVPNGGKDMSRDMIPLLTAAMRIPTIGDYGDCSFYGCTFTGPYLHVNRTTFMPSELSEAGFHTSPTQNTRNMNAEWKRMEAYAFYWSILKYHNLNRPTTGIAAGYIYDIERGIPLNGATIVIDGQSYTTDTYQSLFFKYTSDPDLLHNGFYFFENVTPGPHQMIVSAEGFEPDTLTVTVSDTFITFTDVNLIDARPPLVLETIPAQNATEISVFDNISIQFSRRMSAGSVQNALTFEPPLTYTTQWQNSNRKLVLNPSDMLQGVQYTMTIDSTARDIFNHELDGNGDGIGGDAFTLTFTTEEEDLLPPQVNGAFPPQNAVDVILQPIINLEFDEIIDPASIQSTSVGLKNSVTGDPVPGTMLDFQVSDRTVFSFFPNDALEPLTQYSATVQPGLKDLFGNEIDTEQQFSFTTGNVGYQVITIDPFQADILTNWWDPQQSGTTTGILTNETSRGNNSIYFNLLSGSNRSMRLSYGWDVSAGNWLIREYLGGGTPRGILFDDTYILQVYIFGDGSGTKFRFAIDDNAPNGSATDHEVTEWMPIDWIGWRLVSWDLANDPIGTWLGNGVLNGDLRFDSFQISYDNATCSAVTGAIYFDDLLLVKPVVVGIDDGGVAQNIPTEHELLQNYPNPFNPTTEIRYAVANSNRPVKLTIYDMLGREVRTLVNTNQTPGNYTAMWDGRSQNGNPVASGTYLYTLSIGDFQQTRKMLLLK; this is translated from the coding sequence ATGCGTATATCTAAAATAATTATCACCTTAGCGGCGATATTTTCTTTGCAGGCAACTGCCCAGGTTACCGGTTTATCCGGTTGGGATATTTACCTCGATCCGGGGCATAGCCGTACGGAAAACATGGGTATTTACAATTATTCGGAAGCGGAAAAAAACCTGCGCGTTTCACTTCACACACTGGAATTGCTGTTAACAACCACCGATATCGACACAGTTTGGAGCAGTCGCTATAACGACAATGTTCAGGTTTCGCTCAGCCAGCGAACAGATGAAGCAAACAGTTTGGGCGCGGCGTGGTATCATTCCATCCACAGCAACGCCGGTTCAGCGACGGCAAATAACACCTTGCTGTTGTGGGGGCAATATCAAAACGGGCTGGAAAAAGTGCCCAACGGCGGTAAAGACATGAGCCGGGACATGATTCCGTTGCTCACCGCTGCGATGCGCATTCCCACTATCGGCGATTACGGCGATTGCAGTTTTTACGGCTGCACGTTCACCGGACCGTATTTGCATGTCAACCGCACCACTTTTATGCCATCGGAACTCAGCGAAGCCGGATTTCACACCAGTCCAACCCAAAACACCCGGAACATGAATGCCGAATGGAAACGAATGGAAGCATATGCTTTCTATTGGTCGATTTTGAAATATCACAATCTCAACCGCCCAACCACCGGTATTGCAGCCGGGTATATTTATGATATCGAACGTGGAATTCCGCTAAACGGTGCAACAATTGTTATTGACGGGCAATCGTACACAACAGACACTTACCAATCGCTGTTTTTTAAATACACCAGCGACCCGGATTTGCTGCATAACGGCTTTTACTTTTTCGAAAATGTAACACCGGGACCGCACCAGATGATCGTTTCTGCGGAAGGTTTTGAGCCGGATACGCTCACCGTCACGGTTTCGGATACGTTTATCACGTTTACGGATGTGAACCTGATCGACGCCCGTCCGCCATTGGTTTTAGAAACAATTCCCGCACAAAACGCCACGGAAATCAGCGTTTTTGATAATATATCTATCCAGTTCAGCCGCCGGATGAGCGCCGGTTCGGTGCAAAATGCTCTCACTTTTGAGCCGCCGTTAACCTACACAACCCAGTGGCAAAACAGCAATCGCAAGCTGGTTCTCAACCCGTCGGACATGCTGCAGGGCGTGCAGTACACAATGACCATCGACTCAACCGCCCGCGATATTTTCAATCACGAATTGGATGGCAACGGCGACGGCATCGGTGGCGATGCATTTACCCTCACATTCACCACAGAGGAAGAAGATTTACTACCACCGCAGGTGAACGGTGCGTTTCCGCCCCAAAACGCGGTTGATGTCATTTTGCAACCCATCATCAATCTCGAATTTGATGAAATTATCGATCCGGCATCCATTCAATCCACCAGTGTCGGGTTGAAAAATAGCGTAACCGGCGATCCGGTTCCGGGCACGATGCTCGATTTTCAGGTAAGCGATCGCACGGTTTTCAGCTTTTTCCCGAATGATGCGCTGGAGCCATTAACCCAATATTCCGCAACTGTTCAGCCCGGATTGAAAGATTTGTTCGGCAACGAAATCGATACGGAACAACAGTTTAGCTTCACCACCGGAAACGTTGGATATCAGGTAATTACCATCGATCCGTTCCAGGCGGACATTTTAACCAACTGGTGGGACCCGCAGCAAAGCGGTACCACAACCGGTATTCTGACCAACGAAACATCGCGCGGAAACAACAGCATTTATTTTAATTTGCTCAGCGGCAGCAACCGTTCCATGCGGTTGTCGTATGGCTGGGATGTCAGCGCCGGTAACTGGCTGATTCGCGAATATCTCGGTGGCGGAACGCCGCGCGGTATTCTTTTTGATGATACCTACATTTTGCAGGTCTACATTTTTGGCGACGGCAGCGGCACCAAATTCCGCTTTGCGATAGACGATAACGCCCCAAATGGCAGCGCAACTGATCACGAAGTGACCGAATGGATGCCCATCGACTGGATCGGCTGGCGGCTCGTTTCGTGGGATTTGGCAAACGACCCGATCGGTACATGGCTCGGCAACGGCGTGCTGAACGGCGATCTGCGCTTCGACAGCTTCCAGATTTCCTATGATAATGCAACCTGCAGCGCGGTAACCGGTGCCATTTATTTTGATGATCTTCTATTGGTAAAACCGGTTGTTGTGGGTATCGATGATGGGGGAGTGGCGCAAAATATCCCGACCGAACACGAATTACTGCAAAATTATCCGAACCCGTTCAACCCGACGACAGAAATCCGTTATGCGGTGGCCAACAGCAACCGCCCGGTAAAACTGACGATTTACGACATGCTCGGTCGCGAAGTGCGGACGCTGGTGAATACCAACCAAACGCCCGGAAACTACACCGCAATGTGGGACGGTCGCTCGCAAAATGGGAATCCGGTTGCCAGCGGCACTTATTTATACACGCTTAGCATCGGCGATTTTCAGCAAACGCGGAAAATGCTGTTGCTAAAATAA
- a CDS encoding glycosyltransferase family 2 protein, producing the protein MNRTAGLPLVTILTLNYNGKRFLKNLFDSLRSCTYPNLEIIMADNASTDDSVNFVQSEYPEVKILRNAENYMFARGNNEGLKIANGKYICVINNDVEVAPDFVEPVVAAFEANPHLAAAQPKILAMQQRDHLEYSGACGGFIDWFGYPFVRGRLFQDIEKDDGQYDQPCGLFWASGACIFLRKTAIDTVGVFDEDFMMHMEEIDLCWRLRLNGWDIGAFPASKIWHHVGGTLNKDNPRKMYWNYRNNLFLLMKNLSRKNLLIRIPMRMPLDFLALAVETAKGRLGNSAAILRAYKWVFSHLGLILRKRREVQRSRTVSDETIFERVYSGSIVFEYFVLGKRKFSDLRAADPLLAKNLKPFEIKYSRNITGATLSNER; encoded by the coding sequence ATGAACCGGACGGCTGGATTGCCACTGGTGACAATTTTGACGCTGAATTACAACGGAAAGCGATTTTTAAAGAACCTTTTTGATTCGCTTCGCAGTTGTACCTACCCGAATCTCGAAATTATCATGGCTGATAACGCTTCGACAGATGACAGCGTCAATTTTGTGCAATCCGAATATCCGGAGGTAAAAATTCTTCGCAACGCCGAAAATTACATGTTCGCGCGGGGAAATAACGAAGGATTGAAAATTGCCAATGGAAAATACATTTGTGTAATTAACAACGATGTCGAGGTTGCGCCGGATTTTGTGGAACCGGTGGTTGCCGCGTTTGAGGCAAATCCGCATCTGGCGGCAGCGCAGCCCAAAATTCTGGCGATGCAGCAGCGCGATCATCTGGAATATTCCGGTGCCTGCGGTGGTTTTATCGATTGGTTCGGCTACCCGTTTGTCCGGGGACGCCTGTTTCAGGATATCGAAAAAGACGACGGACAGTACGACCAGCCCTGCGGTCTGTTTTGGGCGAGCGGCGCCTGTATTTTTTTGCGCAAAACCGCGATCGACACGGTTGGTGTATTCGACGAAGATTTTATGATGCACATGGAAGAAATCGATTTGTGCTGGCGATTACGGCTCAACGGATGGGATATCGGCGCGTTTCCCGCATCCAAAATTTGGCATCACGTCGGCGGAACGTTAAATAAGGATAATCCCCGAAAGATGTATTGGAATTATCGTAACAACTTGTTTTTATTGATGAAAAACCTGTCACGAAAAAACCTGCTGATTCGCATTCCGATGCGAATGCCGCTCGATTTTCTGGCGCTGGCTGTTGAAACAGCCAAAGGCAGGTTGGGCAATAGCGCCGCCATTTTGCGGGCATACAAATGGGTTTTTTCACATCTCGGATTAATTTTACGCAAACGCCGGGAAGTCCAGCGTTCCCGCACCGTTTCGGATGAAACGATTTTTGAACGGGTATATTCCGGCAGCATCGTTTTTGAATATTTTGTGCTGGGCAAACGCAAATTTTCCGATTTGCGGGCGGCGGACCCATTATTGGCTAAAAATCTGAAACCTTTTGAAATCAAATATTCACGCAACATAACCGGAGCAACCTTATCCAATGAACGATAA
- a CDS encoding DUF2723 domain-containing protein: MNDKLIHRGSAAIAFLVSFFVYLSTMAPTVSFWDCGEFIASSYKLAVPHPPGAPVYLLIGRIFSMLPIFTDIAARVNFISVISSAFTVLFLHLIIVHFIKDYLNNPLEGQKNIDPNEGFMRFVPHFGGLIGSLCFAFSYSFWFNAVEAEVYAISMFFTSIFVWLVLVWSDHAEERSRDRYLLVIAYLMGLAMGVHILNALVLPTLVMIVYYRKYETNIFSFIIMGIVGIALTALLYPGVVKEIPAIIQTTGFAGFGVFLVFLTLALAYFVQKKMDVPSLFFSSLLLIIIGYSSFMMVFIRSNLNPNIDENDPETIEAFISYINREQYGDHHFDREKRRQESPNGNRYKSSSDFFWNYQINEMYVRYFYWNFGGIEDTNDLSRERKRADASRFWFLPLILGAIGFAYHVFRDWKKALAVGVLFFMTGLAIVLYLNQPDPQPRERDYSYVGSFFAFSIWIGIGAAAILEMLTTALSKKDSVSNSPVAWIAALLMFVIPARMYSVNIHTHDRSGNYVASDYSYNMLINSEENAIIFTNGDNDTFPLWYLQEVEGVRTDVRVANLSLLNTSWYIKQLRDMEPKVPISLSDDQIKRVGLVPWPSSKNFEVPTIPDRIRAAEKREYQLSTGKDSVNIPEKIVFEVRPKLEGPMRGGERQGYLRVQDFMILNILASNRFEKSRYILP, translated from the coding sequence ATGAACGATAAACTCATTCATCGCGGCAGTGCCGCAATTGCATTTCTGGTCAGTTTTTTTGTCTATCTTTCGACAATGGCGCCAACCGTTTCCTTTTGGGACTGTGGCGAATTTATTGCATCATCGTATAAACTTGCTGTTCCGCATCCGCCGGGAGCGCCGGTTTATTTGCTCATCGGCAGAATTTTTTCGATGCTGCCGATTTTCACCGATATTGCCGCTCGGGTAAACTTCATTTCGGTGATCAGCAGCGCGTTTACTGTGCTGTTTTTGCATCTGATTATCGTTCATTTCATCAAAGATTATTTGAACAATCCGCTGGAAGGACAGAAAAACATCGACCCAAATGAAGGGTTTATGCGTTTTGTGCCCCATTTTGGCGGCTTGATCGGCTCGCTCTGCTTTGCGTTTTCATACAGTTTTTGGTTCAACGCTGTGGAAGCTGAAGTTTACGCCATTTCCATGTTTTTCACTTCCATTTTTGTGTGGCTGGTTTTGGTATGGAGCGATCACGCGGAAGAACGCAGCCGCGATCGTTATTTGCTGGTCATCGCTTATTTGATGGGTTTGGCGATGGGTGTGCACATTTTAAATGCGCTGGTTTTGCCCACGCTCGTGATGATCGTTTACTATCGCAAATACGAAACAAACATTTTCTCATTTATCATAATGGGCATTGTCGGCATCGCGCTGACCGCGTTACTTTATCCCGGTGTTGTTAAAGAAATTCCCGCAATCATCCAGACAACCGGATTTGCCGGATTCGGCGTTTTTCTGGTTTTTCTCACACTCGCTCTGGCGTATTTCGTTCAGAAAAAAATGGATGTTCCGTCGTTGTTTTTTTCCTCGCTGTTGTTGATTATCATCGGATATTCTTCATTTATGATGGTGTTTATCCGCTCCAATCTCAACCCGAACATCGACGAAAACGACCCGGAAACCATCGAAGCGTTTATCAGCTACATCAATCGTGAACAATATGGCGATCACCATTTTGACCGGGAAAAACGCCGGCAAGAGTCGCCCAATGGCAACCGCTACAAAAGCAGCAGCGATTTTTTCTGGAATTACCAGATCAACGAAATGTATGTGCGCTACTTTTACTGGAATTTTGGCGGCATCGAAGATACAAACGATCTGAGCCGCGAACGCAAACGCGCAGATGCCAGCCGCTTTTGGTTCCTGCCGCTTATTTTGGGGGCGATCGGATTTGCCTATCATGTTTTCCGGGACTGGAAAAAGGCGCTGGCTGTGGGAGTGCTATTTTTCATGACGGGGCTGGCGATTGTGCTTTACCTTAATCAACCGGATCCACAGCCGCGAGAACGGGACTATAGTTATGTTGGCTCATTTTTCGCATTTTCGATCTGGATCGGGATTGGCGCAGCCGCCATTTTGGAAATGCTCACTACGGCTTTATCCAAAAAAGATTCTGTCAGCAACAGCCCGGTTGCATGGATTGCGGCATTGCTGATGTTTGTAATTCCTGCACGGATGTATTCGGTCAACATCCACACGCACGATCGCTCCGGAAATTATGTAGCATCGGATTATTCCTACAATATGCTCATCAACTCCGAAGAAAATGCAATCATTTTCACCAACGGCGATAACGATACATTCCCGCTTTGGTATTTGCAGGAAGTTGAGGGTGTGCGGACAGATGTTCGCGTTGCCAACCTCAGCTTGCTGAACACCTCATGGTATATAAAACAACTGCGTGATATGGAGCCGAAAGTGCCCATTAGCCTGAGCGATGACCAGATCAAACGCGTTGGTTTGGTGCCGTGGCCGAGCAGTAAAAATTTTGAAGTCCCGACAATTCCCGACCGAATCCGCGCAGCCGAAAAACGCGAATACCAGCTATCGACTGGAAAAGATTCGGTGAATATCCCCGAAAAAATCGTCTTCGAGGTTCGACCGAAACTGGAAGGACCAATGCGCGGCGGCGAACGCCAGGGGTATCTGCGGGTGCAGGATTTCATGATTTTGAATATTCTGGCCAGCAACCGTTTCGAGAAAAGCCGGTATATTTTGCCGTAA
- a CDS encoding flippase-like domain-containing protein, with the protein MKKVVSNILRFLISFGVLGGLVYLIGLDRIIDNFRSVDPTLLLIAIGIFVVILVLMAFRWQILLVSQNHSPGYWKLLMFYFIGYFFNNFLPTAIGGDVSRAYYVGRANGNLPLSVGTVLFERILGVLATLTLATISMIWVAKELDPAIIFTTAMVFGIVMVSMIVLLNPALFSLCQRIFSKISIFSIGEKINSILESIHFYRNAKFAVLGGYLLSVTFQFLFVAMNYVLAQSLGLSQVTFIQLLLVIPITFVMGLLPSVNGLGVRESGYVVLLANVFHSATAGEAIALSLLNTSVPVLVSLAGGVMLLFYKHNNPATTVDSPPVP; encoded by the coding sequence ATGAAAAAGGTTGTATCAAATATTCTGCGATTTTTGATCAGCTTTGGCGTGCTGGGTGGTTTGGTTTATCTGATCGGTTTGGACCGGATAATTGATAATTTTCGTTCGGTTGATCCGACGCTATTACTGATAGCCATCGGCATTTTTGTTGTGATTTTGGTGCTGATGGCTTTTCGCTGGCAGATTTTGCTCGTCAGCCAAAACCACTCGCCGGGCTATTGGAAATTGTTGATGTTTTATTTCATCGGCTATTTTTTCAATAATTTTCTGCCGACGGCAATTGGCGGCGATGTCAGCCGTGCGTATTATGTCGGGCGTGCCAATGGCAACCTCCCGCTCAGCGTCGGCACCGTTTTATTTGAACGGATTTTAGGTGTGCTCGCAACGCTGACCCTCGCCACCATTTCCATGATCTGGGTTGCAAAAGAACTGGATCCCGCAATTATTTTCACTACGGCGATGGTTTTTGGCATCGTGATGGTTAGCATGATTGTTCTGTTAAACCCGGCACTGTTTTCGCTTTGCCAACGTATCTTCAGTAAAATCAGTATCTTCTCAATCGGTGAAAAAATAAACAGCATTCTCGAATCTATCCATTTTTATCGCAATGCGAAATTTGCGGTCCTGGGCGGCTATCTGTTGTCAGTAACATTCCAGTTCCTTTTTGTGGCGATGAATTATGTTCTGGCACAATCGCTGGGATTGTCGCAGGTTACCTTTATCCAACTATTGCTGGTGATCCCGATTACGTTTGTAATGGGATTATTGCCTTCGGTAAACGGATTGGGGGTCCGCGAATCGGGTTATGTAGTGTTGCTCGCCAATGTTTTCCACAGCGCAACTGCCGGTGAAGCGATTGCGCTTTCGTTGCTCAACACATCCGTTCCGGTTTTGGTGAGCTTGGCCGGCGGCGTAATGCTGCTGTTTTACAAACACAACAACCCGGCTACCACAGTAGATTCTCCGCCGGTTCCCTAA
- a CDS encoding DUF4837 family protein: MRKLLFLMIIVMIAGCKPKPNSLGKLDEIYVFADSTDWQDYRDAIHSHFMKEYLTPVPEPEYIMKWRPFEDFSKYHYQNNVFFLARLNSDDPVSKEINGLLGEDVVQGVQSGDYFYIPKKDVWALNQYVVFLVAPDKEAMIQRLYDLGELVYDDFEKSYYQRLKKQMFERGEDDKLGEYISNNFPFTLRIQHDYKLVDESESEHYLWLRRIYPDRDRSLTVRWIPDADSITISPSWLIKKRNELAAQIHSGDVVVEQETIAEQVRFQKWPAMRLEGTWKNPQRYIGGPFRTIAFKDSESKTIFIIDFFVQAIGERKKPYLDQLDVIAHTFQLETEKS, encoded by the coding sequence ATGCGTAAACTATTGTTTTTGATGATTATTGTGATGATTGCCGGATGCAAACCGAAACCCAACAGCCTCGGTAAACTGGACGAAATTTATGTATTTGCAGATTCAACCGATTGGCAGGATTATCGCGACGCAATTCACAGCCATTTTATGAAGGAATACCTCACGCCGGTTCCGGAACCGGAATACATTATGAAATGGCGCCCCTTTGAAGATTTTTCAAAATACCATTATCAAAACAACGTATTCTTTTTAGCAAGATTGAACTCGGATGATCCGGTTTCCAAAGAAATCAACGGTTTACTCGGCGAGGATGTTGTTCAGGGAGTTCAATCCGGTGACTATTTTTACATCCCGAAAAAGGATGTGTGGGCGTTAAATCAATATGTTGTATTTCTGGTTGCGCCGGATAAAGAAGCCATGATCCAGCGACTCTACGATCTGGGTGAACTGGTTTATGATGATTTTGAGAAATCTTACTATCAGCGGTTAAAAAAACAAATGTTTGAGCGCGGGGAAGATGACAAATTAGGTGAATATATTTCCAATAATTTCCCGTTTACTTTGCGCATTCAACACGATTACAAATTGGTTGACGAATCGGAAAGTGAGCACTATCTTTGGCTGCGCCGGATTTATCCAGATCGAGATCGTTCGTTAACCGTTCGCTGGATTCCGGATGCAGATTCGATCACCATCAGCCCAAGCTGGCTGATCAAAAAACGCAACGAATTGGCAGCGCAAATCCATTCCGGTGATGTGGTCGTTGAGCAAGAGACCATCGCCGAGCAAGTGCGCTTTCAAAAATGGCCGGCAATGCGCTTGGAAGGCACCTGGAAAAATCCCCAGCGATATATCGGCGGACCGTTCAGAACCATCGCTTTCAAGGATTCGGAGAGCAAAACAATTTTCATCATCGATTTTTTTGTTCAGGCAATTGGTGAGCGTAAAAAACCATATCTCGACCAGTTGGATGTTATCGCACACACTTTCCAGTTGGAAACCGAAAAAAGTTGA
- a CDS encoding carbohydrate kinase family protein: MKITVIGTINKDLILPFNDVPIESFGGIFYDIGILSQIAQDVEITPVSYVGEDVISTVQAILDKPSNVNTDGLVRGPETHHKVILEYTSPAQRSEKALFPFPPLEWAHIEPYTDADFIVLNMITGWDIELPTFQRLCEKCGDRIYMDFHFLASDVDEIGKRFRRIPENLQTWLSGPRFIQMNEDEFATLNQHNESEKEFFQRYFRDDQVLILTKASNGVSLVYRKNNITGKKDFPGNKIPRLIDSTGCGDAFGAGFIMNYLENNDMFQAATYGNIVAAAKATLRGTNELYRLKEKISDIKALNRIK, translated from the coding sequence ATGAAAATCACTGTTATCGGCACCATAAATAAAGATTTGATTCTACCCTTTAACGATGTGCCCATTGAAAGTTTTGGCGGTATTTTTTATGACATCGGGATTCTTTCGCAAATTGCCCAAGATGTTGAAATTACACCAGTTAGCTACGTTGGTGAAGATGTAATATCTACTGTTCAGGCAATATTGGATAAGCCGTCGAACGTAAACACGGATGGATTGGTGCGTGGTCCCGAAACCCATCACAAAGTAATTCTGGAATACACTTCACCGGCTCAGCGATCCGAAAAAGCGTTGTTTCCGTTTCCCCCGTTGGAGTGGGCGCATATCGAACCTTACACAGACGCCGATTTCATCGTCCTGAATATGATTACCGGATGGGATATTGAATTGCCTACCTTCCAAAGATTATGTGAGAAATGTGGCGACCGTATTTACATGGACTTCCATTTTCTCGCAAGCGATGTCGATGAAATTGGAAAACGGTTTCGCAGAATCCCGGAAAACCTGCAAACCTGGTTAAGTGGACCCAGATTTATTCAAATGAATGAAGATGAATTTGCGACGTTAAACCAACACAACGAGAGTGAAAAAGAATTTTTCCAACGCTATTTCCGCGATGATCAGGTGTTGATTTTAACAAAAGCCAGCAATGGGGTTTCGCTGGTGTATCGAAAAAACAATATTACCGGAAAGAAAGATTTTCCCGGCAATAAAATCCCGCGACTGATCGATTCAACGGGCTGTGGCGATGCCTTTGGTGCAGGTTTTATCATGAATTATCTTGAAAACAATGACATGTTTCAGGCTGCAACTTATGGAAATATTGTGGCTGCGGCAAAAGCAACATTGCGCGGCACCAACGAACTGTATCGATTAAAAGAAAAAATTTCCGATATAAAAGCATTAAATCGAATTAAATAA
- a CDS encoding TonB-dependent receptor, with the protein MTKYLSILLALFSIAFAVAQTNQSLMKQTGIVAGKVFDSQTKSPLAFVNVFLDSVLLGSETSADGHYVIRYIPPGNYTLEVSRLGYATFRERITITNGKLLSRDIALMPTEIESEAVLVTAARKEQTAKMAPASVVILRAEELESRPVTTFDQALESVPGVSVYRTTGVNVQSLGIRGSSDVAGGGIGNRVLLMIDGRPALTSDAGGAYWSLVPTKLIERVEVVKGAFSSLYGSTAMGGVVNVITRRPSYKSLTSISLKGGFLEDAPKALKYYDSRRYQSEAELSYSGSAGEVSYLFNVSRKHSDGHAQNTAYEFYDVFSKIMLGLKYNRNVEITVGGGYAENDYPHSWLNGAEPLRVKDEYTDDRQVKRQFNADVHYWAVPNSNVKYSSRFYYYLNAARSYFNEDDPNYEIPFNEPFGTKTVIDGQKFGNISQLDWFVNEKHYLIAGIDTQVDHVESSPDTVLYGNRQINNIAGFMQYEYTPHPKLISTLGIRYDHNHLVRGKTLSQLSPKISFVYRPTEDMSIRLLMAQAFRAPTIAERFFQREIGGGTLFEPNPDLDAEKMQYSLEIGTRWQFSRAADLDVALFRYQYDDMIYWVDIKEEKGVTYPFFQVRNLFKALMQGVEITLNAHWNRHWRGSFNYTYLDAKDQSPNRVDDILAYRAKHSMHLNSDFRYQSLTLNVNGRYRSAIDEVFLYPSSKPDAFWVMNSKLLYKLNPTVQFSVSLNNILDTEYEELARYRMPGRNWIFGAEFTF; encoded by the coding sequence ATGACAAAATATTTATCTATATTGCTGGCACTGTTTTCCATCGCTTTCGCGGTTGCACAAACCAATCAGTCTCTGATGAAACAAACGGGAATTGTTGCCGGAAAAGTATTCGACAGCCAAACGAAAAGTCCGCTGGCTTTTGTTAATGTGTTTCTGGATAGTGTATTGCTCGGCAGCGAAACCAGTGCAGACGGTCACTATGTTATTCGTTATATTCCACCGGGAAATTACACGCTGGAAGTATCGCGATTGGGATATGCGACATTTCGGGAAAGAATCACTATCACCAACGGAAAATTGCTTTCGCGGGATATCGCGCTCATGCCCACAGAAATCGAAAGTGAAGCTGTGCTGGTTACGGCTGCGCGAAAGGAACAAACCGCAAAAATGGCACCTGCCAGCGTGGTGATTCTCCGCGCAGAGGAGCTCGAATCGCGACCGGTGACCACATTTGATCAGGCTTTGGAATCCGTTCCGGGGGTTTCGGTGTATCGGACAACCGGTGTAAATGTGCAAAGCTTAGGGATTCGCGGCAGTTCGGATGTCGCCGGTGGTGGCATTGGCAATCGCGTTTTGTTGATGATTGACGGTCGCCCGGCGTTGACATCGGATGCCGGCGGTGCATACTGGAGCCTCGTTCCCACCAAATTGATCGAACGAGTTGAGGTCGTAAAAGGTGCATTTTCAAGCCTTTACGGCTCGACCGCAATGGGTGGCGTGGTGAACGTGATTACGCGACGGCCATCGTATAAATCGCTGACCTCCATCTCGTTGAAAGGCGGTTTTCTGGAAGATGCGCCGAAGGCATTAAAGTATTACGATTCGCGCCGTTACCAAAGCGAAGCCGAATTAAGCTATTCCGGATCAGCCGGCGAGGTTAGTTATTTGTTCAACGTCAGCCGCAAACATTCGGACGGTCACGCCCAAAATACAGCATATGAATTTTATGATGTTTTCAGCAAAATTATGCTCGGGTTAAAATACAACCGCAACGTAGAAATTACCGTTGGCGGCGGTTATGCAGAAAACGATTATCCCCACTCATGGCTGAACGGCGCAGAACCGCTAAGGGTAAAGGATGAATATACTGACGACCGTCAGGTAAAACGGCAGTTTAATGCGGATGTTCATTATTGGGCGGTTCCCAACAGCAATGTTAAATATTCTTCGCGATTTTATTACTATTTGAACGCTGCGCGCTCATATTTTAACGAAGATGACCCGAATTACGAGATCCCGTTCAACGAGCCGTTTGGCACAAAAACAGTCATCGACGGGCAAAAATTTGGCAATATTTCTCAATTGGACTGGTTTGTAAATGAGAAACATTACCTGATTGCCGGGATCGACACCCAGGTTGATCATGTTGAATCTTCGCCGGATACGGTGCTTTATGGCAATCGCCAGATAAATAACATTGCCGGATTTATGCAATATGAATACACGCCACATCCAAAATTGATCAGCACTTTAGGCATTCGATACGACCACAATCATTTAGTTCGTGGCAAAACATTGAGTCAGCTAAGTCCAAAAATATCATTTGTTTACCGTCCGACTGAAGATATGAGTATTCGTTTGCTGATGGCGCAGGCGTTTCGTGCGCCGACCATTGCGGAGCGCTTTTTTCAACGAGAAATCGGTGGTGGAACATTGTTTGAGCCCAACCCGGATCTGGATGCGGAGAAAATGCAATATTCGCTGGAAATCGGAACGCGCTGGCAATTCAGCCGTGCCGCCGATCTCGATGTTGCGTTGTTCCGTTATCAATACGATGACATGATTTATTGGGTGGATATCAAAGAAGAAAAGGGCGTTACTTATCCCTTTTTTCAGGTACGCAATTTATTCAAAGCGTTGATGCAAGGTGTTGAAATCACGCTGAACGCACACTGGAATCGCCATTGGCGCGGTTCGTTCAACTATACATATTTGGATGCGAAAGATCAATCGCCCAATCGGGTGGATGATATTTTGGCATATCGCGCCAAACACAGCATGCACCTCAACTCGGATTTCCGGTATCAATCACTCACGTTGAACGTGAACGGTCGTTACCGCAGTGCCATCGACGAAGTGTTCCTTTACCCCTCATCAAAACCCGATGCATTTTGGGTGATGAACAGCAAACTGCTGTATAAACTAAACCCGACCGTGCAGTTTTCGGTGTCGTTAAACAATATTCTGGATACGGAATACGAAGAGCTTGCGCGCTACCGGATGCCCGGCAGAAACTGGATTTTCGGCGCAGAATTTACATTTTGA